From a single Ailuropoda melanoleuca isolate Jingjing chromosome 12, ASM200744v2, whole genome shotgun sequence genomic region:
- the JOSD2 gene encoding josephin-2 isoform X2, whose translation MSQAPGAQPNPPSVYHERQRLELCAVHALNNVLQQQLFSQEAADEICKRPLSQLALPQVLGLILNLPSPMSLGLLSLPLRRRHWVALRQVDGVYYNLDSKLRAPEVLGDEDGVRAFLAAALAQGLCEVLLVVTKEVEEKGCWLRTD comes from the exons ATGTCCCAGGCCCCAGGAGCACAGCCGAACCCGCCCTCCGTTTATCACGAACGGCAACGCCTGGAGCTGTGCGCAGTCCACGCCCTCAACAACGTCCTGCAGCAGCAGCTCTTTAGCCAGGAGGCTGCGGATGAGATCTGCAAGAG GCCCCTGTCCCAGCTGGCCCTGCCCCAGGTGCTGGGACTGATCCTGAACCTGCCGTCACCCATGTCTCTGGGGCTGCTGTCCCTGCCACTGCGCCGGCGGCACTGGGTGGCCCTCCGCCAGGTGGACGGTGTCTACTACAACCTGGACTCCAAGCTGCGGGCGCCCGAGGTCCTGGGGGACGAGGACGGCGTCAG GGCCTTCCTGGCGGCCGCCCTGGCTCAGGGCCTGTGTGAGGTGCTGCTGGTGGTGACCAAGGAGGTGGAGGAAAAGGGCTGTTGGCTGCGGACAGACTGA
- the JOSD2 gene encoding josephin-2 isoform X1, producing MSQAPGAQPNPPSVYHERQRLELCAVHALNNVLQQQLFSQEAADEICKRLAPDSRLNPHRSLLGTGNYDVNVIMAALQGLGLATVWWDRRRPLSQLALPQVLGLILNLPSPMSLGLLSLPLRRRHWVALRQVDGVYYNLDSKLRAPEVLGDEDGVRAFLAAALAQGLCEVLLVVTKEVEEKGCWLRTD from the exons ATGTCCCAGGCCCCAGGAGCACAGCCGAACCCGCCCTCCGTTTATCACGAACGGCAACGCCTGGAGCTGTGCGCAGTCCACGCCCTCAACAACGTCCTGCAGCAGCAGCTCTTTAGCCAGGAGGCTGCGGATGAGATCTGCAAGAG GTTGGCCCCAGACTCCCGGCTGAATCCCCATCGCAGCCTCCTGGGCACCGGCAACTATGACGTCAACGTGATCATGGCTGCCCTGCAAGGGCTGGGCCTGGCCACCGTGTGGTGGGACAGAAGGAG GCCCCTGTCCCAGCTGGCCCTGCCCCAGGTGCTGGGACTGATCCTGAACCTGCCGTCACCCATGTCTCTGGGGCTGCTGTCCCTGCCACTGCGCCGGCGGCACTGGGTGGCCCTCCGCCAGGTGGACGGTGTCTACTACAACCTGGACTCCAAGCTGCGGGCGCCCGAGGTCCTGGGGGACGAGGACGGCGTCAG GGCCTTCCTGGCGGCCGCCCTGGCTCAGGGCCTGTGTGAGGTGCTGCTGGTGGTGACCAAGGAGGTGGAGGAAAAGGGCTGTTGGCTGCGGACAGACTGA
- the ASPDH gene encoding putative L-aspartate dehydrogenase isoform X2, with product MALDRVPRRVGVVGYGRLGQSLVSHLLTQGPELGLELVFVWNRDPGRMAGSVPSSLQLQNLAALGERHPDLVVEVAHPKIIQESGAQILRYASLLSLRVTMATHPDGFRLEGPLAAMPSTGRRTVLYEGPVRGLCCFAPRNSNTMAAAALAAPSLGFDRVVGVLVADLSLTDMHVVDVELNGPLGPTGRRFAVHTHRENPAEPGAVTGSATVTTFWRSLLGCCQLPSRPGIHLC from the exons ATGGCTCTCGACAGGGTCCCAAGGAGGGTAGGGGTGGTGGGCTACGGCCGCCTTG gacaGTCCCTTGTTTCTCACCTGCTGACTCAGGGACCAGAACTGGGCCTAGAACTTGTTTTTGTCTGGAATCGTGACCCAGGGCGAATGGCAGGGAGTGTGCCCTCTTCCCTGCAACTCCAGAACCTCGCTGCTCTTGGGGAGAG gcaCCCTGACCTTGTGGTGGAAGTGGCCCATCCTAAAATAATCCAGGAATCTGGGGCACAGATCCTGCGCTATGCCAGTCTCCTG AGTCTTCGCGTCACCATGGCCACGCACCCAGATGGCTTCCGGCTCGAGGGACCACTGGCTGCGATGCCCAGCACTGGGCGTCGCACTGTGCTCTATGAAGGCCCTGTGCGCGGGCTCTGCTGCTTTGCCCCCCGAAACTCCAACACCATGGCAGCTGCCGCACTGGCCGCCCCCAGCCTGGGGTTTGATCGCGTGGTTGGGGTGCTTGTGGCTGATCTCAG CCTCACAGACATGCACGTGGTGGACGTGGAGCTGAATGGACCCCTGGGCCCCACAGGACGAAGGTTTGCTGTGCACACGCACAGAGAGAATCCTGCCGAGCCAGGCGCTGTCACGGGCTCTGCCACTGTTACCACCTTCTGGCGCAGCCTCCTGG GGTGCTGCCAGCTCCCCTCCAGGCCGGGGATCCATCTCTGCTGA
- the ASPDH gene encoding putative L-aspartate dehydrogenase isoform X1 yields the protein MALDRVPRRVGVVGYGRLGQSLVSHLLTQGPELGLELVFVWNRDPGRMAGSVPSSLQLQNLAALGERHPDLVVEVAHPKIIQESGAQILRYASLLVGSPSALADQATEQQLLEASHRWNHTVFVARGALWGTEDITRLDAAGGLQSLRVTMATHPDGFRLEGPLAAMPSTGRRTVLYEGPVRGLCCFAPRNSNTMAAAALAAPSLGFDRVVGVLVADLSLTDMHVVDVELNGPLGPTGRRFAVHTHRENPAEPGAVTGSATVTTFWRSLLGCCQLPSRPGIHLC from the exons ATGGCTCTCGACAGGGTCCCAAGGAGGGTAGGGGTGGTGGGCTACGGCCGCCTTG gacaGTCCCTTGTTTCTCACCTGCTGACTCAGGGACCAGAACTGGGCCTAGAACTTGTTTTTGTCTGGAATCGTGACCCAGGGCGAATGGCAGGGAGTGTGCCCTCTTCCCTGCAACTCCAGAACCTCGCTGCTCTTGGGGAGAG gcaCCCTGACCTTGTGGTGGAAGTGGCCCATCCTAAAATAATCCAGGAATCTGGGGCACAGATCCTGCGCTATGCCAGTCTCCTG GTGGGGTCCCCCTCAGCCCTGGCTGACCAGGCCACAGAGCAGCAGCTCCTGGAGGCCTCGCACCGCTGGAACCACACTGTGTTTGTGGCCCGGGGGGCCCTGTGGGGCACTGAGGACATCACCAGATTGGATGCAGCTGGGGGCCTCCAG AGTCTTCGCGTCACCATGGCCACGCACCCAGATGGCTTCCGGCTCGAGGGACCACTGGCTGCGATGCCCAGCACTGGGCGTCGCACTGTGCTCTATGAAGGCCCTGTGCGCGGGCTCTGCTGCTTTGCCCCCCGAAACTCCAACACCATGGCAGCTGCCGCACTGGCCGCCCCCAGCCTGGGGTTTGATCGCGTGGTTGGGGTGCTTGTGGCTGATCTCAG CCTCACAGACATGCACGTGGTGGACGTGGAGCTGAATGGACCCCTGGGCCCCACAGGACGAAGGTTTGCTGTGCACACGCACAGAGAGAATCCTGCCGAGCCAGGCGCTGTCACGGGCTCTGCCACTGTTACCACCTTCTGGCGCAGCCTCCTGG GGTGCTGCCAGCTCCCCTCCAGGCCGGGGATCCATCTCTGCTGA
- the LRRC4B gene encoding LOW QUALITY PROTEIN: leucine-rich repeat-containing protein 4B (The sequence of the model RefSeq protein was modified relative to this genomic sequence to represent the inferred CDS: inserted 1 base in 1 codon; deleted 1 base in 1 codon) translates to MACARSSPCPPLPPGRMSWPHGALLFLWLFSPPLGAGGGGVAMTLAAGGGSPPATSCPAACSCSNQASRVICTRRELAEVPASIPVNTRYLNLQENGIQVIRTDTFKHLRHLEILQLSKNLVRKIEVGAFNGLPSLNTLELFDNRLTTVPTQAFEYLSKLRELWLRNNPIESIPSYAFNRVPSLRRLDLGELKRLEYISEAAFEGLVNLRYLNLGMCNLKDIPNLTALVRLEELELSGNRLDLIRPGSFQGLTSLRKLWLMHAQVATIERNAFDDLKSLEELNLSHNNLMSLPHDLFTPLHRLERVHLNHNPWHCNCDVLWLSWWLKETVPSNTTCCARCHAPAGLKGRYIGELDQSHFTCYAPVIVEPPTDLNVTEGMAAELKCRTGTSMTSVNWLTPNGTLMTHGSYRVRISVLHDGTLNFTNVTVQDTGQYTCMVTNSAGNTTASATLNVSAVDPVAAGGAGGGGGGPGGTPLAXASSSTTAPSPRSSRPTEKAFTVPITDVTENALKDLDDVMKTTKIIIGCFVAITFMAAVMLVAFYKLRKQHQSTKHHGPTRTVEIINVEDELPAASAVSVAAAAVAGGGGVGGDSHLALPALERDHLNHHHYVAAAFKAHYSGNPSGGGCGGKGPPGLNSIHEPLLFKSGSKENVQETQI, encoded by the exons ATGGCGTGCGCCCGCAGCTCCCCGTGCCCCCCACTGCCGCCCGGTAGGATGTCCTGGCCCCATGGGGCCCTGCTCTTCCTCTggctcttctccccacccctgggggCCGGCGGGGGCGGCGTGGCCATGACATTGGCAGCCGGAGGGGGCTCCCCGCCGGCCACCTCCTGCCCTGCGGCCTGCTCCTGCAGCAACCAGGCCAGCCGGGTGATCTGCACGCGGAGAGAGCTGGCTGAGGTCCCGGCCAGCATCCCTGTCAACACGCGGTACCTGAACCTGCAGGAGAACGGCATCCAG gtgatCCGGACGGACACGTTCAAGCACCTGCGGCACCTGGAGATCCTGCAGCTGAGCAAGAACCTGGTGCGCAAGATCGAGGTGGGCGCCTTCAACGGGCTGCCCAGCCTCAACACGCTCGAGCTGTTCGACAACCGGCTCACGACGGTGCCCACGCAGGCCTTCGAGTACCTGTCCAAGCTGCGGGAGCTCTGGCTGCGCAACAACCCCATCGAGAGCATCCCCTCGTACGCCTTCAACCGCGTGCCCTCCCTGCGGCGCCTGGACCTGGGCGAGCTCAAGCGGCTGGAGTACATCTCCGAGGCGGCCTTCGAGGGCCTGGTCAACCTGCGCTACCTCAACCTGGGCATGTGCAACCTCAAGGACATCCCCAACCTGACGGCCCTGGTGCGCCTGGAGGAGCTGGAGCTGTCGGGCAACCGGCTGGACCTGATCCGCCCGGGTTCCTTCCAGGGCCTCACCAGCCTGCGCAAGCTGTGGCTCATGCACGCCCAGGTGGCCACCATCGAGCGCAACGCCTTCGACGACCTCAAGTCGCTGGAGGAGCTCAACCTGTCCCACAACAACCTGATGTCGCTACCCCACGACCTCTTCACGCCCCTGCACCGCCTGGAGCGCGTCCACCTCAACCATAACCCCTGGCACTGCAACTGCGACGTGCTCTGGCTGAGCTGGTGGCTCAAGGAGACGGTGCCCAGCAACACGACGTGCTGCGCCCGCTGCCACGCGCCCGCCGGCCTCAAGGGCCGCTACATCGGGGAGCTGGACCAGTCGCACTTCACCTGCTACGCGCCGGTCATCGTGGAGCCGCCCACGGACCTGAACGTCACCGAGGGCATGGCCGCCGAGCTCAAGTGTCGCACGGGCACCTCCATGACCTCCGTCAACTGGCTGACGCCCAACGGCACCCTCATGACCCACGGCTCCTACCGCGTGCGCATCTCCGTCCTGCACGACGGCACGCTCAACTTCACCAACGTCACGGTGCAGGACACGGGCCAGTACACATGCATGGTGACGAACTCGGCCGGCAACACCACCGCCTCAGCCACGCTCAACGTCTCGGCCGTGGACCCCGTGGCTGCCGGCGGTgcgggcggcggcgggggcggccCGGGAGGGACGCCGCTGG CGGCCTCGTCGTCCACCACGGCGCCCTCCCCGCGCTCCTCTCGGCCCACGGAGAAGGCGTTCACGGTGCCCATCACGGACGTGACGGAGAACGCCCTCAAGGACCTGGACGACGTCATGAAGACCACCAAGATCATCATCGGCTGCTTCGTGGCCATCACGTTCATGGCCGCCGTGATGCTCGTGGCCTTCTACAAGCTGCGCAAGCAGCACCAG TCCACCAAGCACCACGGGCCCACGCGCACCGTGGAGATCATCAACGTGGAGGACGAGCTGCCTGCCGCCTCGGCCGTGTCCGTGGCCGCCGCCGCCGTGGCCGGTGGGGGGGGCGTCGGCGGGGACAGCCACCTGGCCCTGCCCGCCCTGGAGCGCGACCACCTCAACCACCACCACTACGTGGCGGCTGCCTTCAAGGCGCACTACAGCGGCAACCCCAGCGGCGGGGGCTGCGGCGGCAAGGGCCCCCCGGGGCTCAACTCCATCCACGAACCTCTGCTCTTCAAGAGTGGCTCCAAGGAGAATGTGCAAGAGACGCAGATCTGA